From a region of the Rathayibacter sp. VKM Ac-2804 genome:
- a CDS encoding MFS transporter produces MDLPSRTGGTATADAAVEKSAIRKVSIRLVPFVALMFFINYLDRTAIGFAAPNGMEADLALSAAQFGFASGVFFIGYILLEVPSNLALHRFGARRWLARIMVSWGIVALLFTWVQNFEQLVALRFLLGVAEAGFFPGAILFLSLWVPAKHRSKILALFYLAQPLTTVIGAPLAGFLIEQDGILGLEGWRFMFLGVSLPAIIVGVIAWFYLKDKPSDAKWLTREEQVWLTTALQREEDVKTKGVTTHPKMSSAFKSGRVWMLSFVYFGFIYGLYALAFFLPTIIEGFQEQYGTTFGIFEKGLITAIPYVPAAIALYLWSRDATRRGVRTWHIVIPAIVGGLSIPLALFAGSPAATIAVITVTAMAIFSALPNFWTFPTRFLTGAAAAAGIALINTIGNLAGFSAPYITGALRDATGGYEVPMVIVGFFLLLSAVLMSLLARRYKDAPLDAPSVDVIAH; encoded by the coding sequence GTGGACCTTCCCTCCCGCACAGGCGGAACCGCGACGGCGGACGCCGCCGTCGAGAAGAGCGCCATCAGGAAGGTGTCGATCCGGCTCGTGCCGTTCGTCGCCCTGATGTTCTTCATCAACTACCTCGACCGCACGGCCATCGGCTTCGCCGCGCCGAACGGCATGGAGGCCGACCTCGCGCTCTCGGCGGCCCAGTTCGGCTTCGCCTCGGGCGTCTTCTTCATCGGCTACATCCTGCTGGAGGTGCCCAGCAACCTCGCGCTGCACCGCTTCGGCGCCCGCCGCTGGCTCGCCCGCATCATGGTCAGCTGGGGCATCGTCGCGCTGCTGTTCACCTGGGTGCAGAACTTCGAGCAGCTGGTCGCCCTGCGCTTCCTGCTCGGGGTCGCCGAAGCCGGCTTCTTCCCCGGCGCGATCCTCTTCCTCAGCCTCTGGGTGCCGGCCAAGCACCGCTCGAAGATCCTCGCGCTCTTCTACCTGGCGCAGCCGCTCACCACGGTCATCGGCGCCCCGCTCGCGGGCTTCCTGATCGAGCAGGACGGCATCCTCGGCCTCGAGGGCTGGCGCTTCATGTTCCTCGGCGTCTCGCTGCCCGCGATCATCGTGGGTGTCATCGCGTGGTTCTACCTCAAGGACAAGCCCTCCGACGCGAAGTGGCTGACCCGCGAGGAGCAGGTCTGGCTGACCACCGCGCTGCAGCGCGAGGAGGACGTGAAGACCAAGGGCGTCACGACGCACCCCAAGATGTCCTCCGCCTTCAAGAGCGGCCGCGTCTGGATGCTGAGCTTCGTCTACTTCGGCTTCATCTACGGCCTCTACGCCCTCGCCTTCTTCCTGCCCACGATCATCGAGGGCTTCCAGGAGCAGTACGGCACCACCTTCGGCATCTTCGAGAAGGGCCTGATCACCGCGATCCCCTACGTGCCCGCGGCCATCGCCCTCTACCTGTGGTCGCGCGACGCCACCCGCCGCGGCGTCCGCACCTGGCACATCGTGATCCCGGCGATCGTCGGCGGCCTGAGCATCCCGCTCGCGCTCTTCGCCGGCTCGCCGGCGGCCACGATCGCCGTCATCACCGTCACCGCGATGGCGATCTTCTCGGCCCTGCCCAACTTCTGGACCTTCCCGACCCGGTTCCTCACCGGGGCGGCGGCCGCGGCCGGCATCGCGCTGATCAACACGATCGGCAACCTGGCCGGGTTCTCGGCCCCGTACATCACCGGCGCCCTCCGGGACGCGACCGGCGGCTACGAGGTCCCGATGGTCATCGTCGGCTTCTTCCTGCTGCTCTCCGCGGTGCTGATGTCCCTCCTCGCCCGCCGCTACAAGGACGCACCGCTCGACGCCCCCAGCGTCGACGTGATCGCGCACTGA
- a CDS encoding FadR/GntR family transcriptional regulator produces the protein MPAYPEDDPSLVRLELQVLPRGTAVAEVAKQLTSLLTRGDLVPGSRLPPERQLAESLGVGRSAVREALAALEILGIVTVRPGSGTYLRDSTSELLPTTLSWGLMLSAGRTAELIEVRSGLEVQAAMLAALRIDDEGLARLHAHLEAMESHLDDIAAFVEADVRFHLQIALSAENVVLRDLLQTIRSLLRLWVERALSSPEQARDAFTEHRAVLEAIEARDPAAAARAMEAHMSTASRRLADTGS, from the coding sequence ATGCCGGCGTACCCCGAAGACGACCCGTCCCTCGTGCGCCTGGAGCTGCAGGTCCTCCCCCGCGGCACCGCCGTCGCCGAGGTCGCCAAGCAGCTCACCTCGCTGCTCACCCGCGGCGACCTCGTGCCCGGGTCCCGCCTCCCCCCGGAGCGCCAGCTCGCCGAGAGCCTCGGCGTCGGCCGGTCCGCGGTGCGGGAAGCACTCGCGGCGCTCGAGATCCTCGGCATCGTCACGGTGCGCCCCGGCTCCGGCACCTACCTGCGCGACAGCACCTCCGAGCTGCTGCCGACGACGCTGAGCTGGGGGCTGATGCTCTCGGCGGGGCGCACGGCCGAGCTGATCGAGGTGCGCAGTGGTCTGGAGGTGCAGGCCGCGATGCTGGCGGCGCTCCGCATCGACGACGAGGGACTGGCCAGGCTGCACGCGCACCTCGAGGCGATGGAGTCGCACCTCGACGACATCGCGGCCTTCGTCGAGGCCGACGTGCGCTTCCACCTGCAGATCGCCCTCAGCGCCGAGAACGTGGTGCTGCGCGACCTGCTGCAGACCATCCGCTCGCTGCTGCGCCTCTGGGTCGAGCGCGCGCTCAGCAGCCCGGAGCAGGCCCGCGACGCCTTCACCGAGCACCGTGCCGTGCTCGAGGCGATCGAGGCGCGCGACCCGGCCGCCGCCGCGCGCGCGATGGAGGCGCACATGAGCACGGCCTCGCGGAGACTGGCGGACACCGGGAGCTGA
- a CDS encoding DUF4232 domain-containing protein, producing the protein MNDLLRRGAAAALSLAAVGLLVTGCAGRADIASSTSPLPRPSATATASATPPVTPSATATAPASTAPTAEPTVAPTAAPVPETPAPVPATEQPPAPEPATARCVGSDLSLEYRADPEASGAGSSAFDLIFTNTTDRTCTLAGIPGVYAAGADGSRLGAVASADGPNPSGLLPLAPAAQADVRVAWHAPGAFGCPTATSAFLVAEVIDAADAAVRAPAAIEVCTDSTVYLDASTYTLLG; encoded by the coding sequence ATGAACGACCTCCTGCGCCGCGGTGCCGCGGCGGCCCTGAGCCTCGCCGCCGTCGGGCTCCTCGTGACCGGCTGCGCGGGGCGCGCCGACATCGCCTCCTCCACCTCGCCACTGCCGCGACCGAGCGCGACGGCGACGGCCTCGGCCACGCCGCCCGTCACACCCTCCGCGACGGCGACGGCCCCCGCGTCGACCGCTCCGACCGCGGAGCCGACCGTCGCACCGACGGCGGCTCCGGTGCCGGAGACCCCCGCCCCGGTGCCGGCCACCGAGCAGCCTCCCGCACCCGAGCCCGCGACCGCCCGCTGCGTCGGGAGCGACCTCTCGCTCGAGTACCGCGCCGATCCCGAGGCGTCCGGCGCGGGCAGCAGCGCCTTCGACCTGATCTTCACGAACACGACGGACCGGACCTGCACGCTCGCCGGCATCCCCGGGGTCTACGCCGCCGGGGCCGACGGCAGCCGCCTCGGCGCGGTCGCCTCCGCCGACGGCCCGAACCCGTCCGGCCTGCTCCCCCTCGCTCCGGCGGCCCAGGCGGACGTCCGGGTCGCCTGGCACGCCCCCGGCGCCTTCGGCTGCCCGACCGCGACGTCGGCCTTCCTGGTGGCCGAGGTGATCGACGCGGCCGACGCCGCCGTCCGCGCACCCGCCGCGATCGAGGTCTGCACGGACAGCACCGTGTACCTGGACGCCTCGACCTACACGCTGCTCGGCTGA
- a CDS encoding ABC transporter permease, protein MSAVRAALRSRFGRRRHRSARTSPLLRPVRRADRFTAADLLAEATSDIGTRPARLVMTLLGTVLGIGALVATIGFAQTTAGQLARRFDAFAATQVVVQPAEAENSNGDSVATGRLPWDAVDRVRRLAGVEQAAVVGEVSLREGASITAVPVNDPSAPAAAPPRLFAASADLLDTLEGDVTAGRMFDSGHDARADRVVVLGARAAERLGVERVDSRPSILIDGVAYSVLGLFADVHARAELLDAVVLPTGTARADFALAAPGDLQARIDIGAGPQVAAQAPLTLAPDAPDSVSVSAPGGRSDLAGDVRADVDLVFLILSVVVLLAGGVGIANVTTLSVMERVGEIGLRRALGATRRRIAQQFVVESAVIGLLGGLVGAATGVLAVLSVSVAQQWTPVLDPGVAFGGALLGALIGLLAGSVPARRASRIEPIAALRGT, encoded by the coding sequence GTGAGCGCGGTGCGCGCGGCGCTCCGCAGCCGGTTCGGGCGACGGCGGCACCGGTCGGCGCGCACGTCTCCGCTCCTGCGGCCCGTCCGCCGCGCCGACCGCTTCACCGCCGCCGACCTGCTCGCCGAGGCGACCTCGGACATCGGGACGCGACCCGCCCGGCTGGTGATGACCCTCCTCGGCACGGTGCTCGGCATCGGCGCCCTCGTCGCCACGATCGGCTTCGCGCAGACGACCGCGGGCCAGCTCGCCCGCCGGTTCGACGCGTTCGCCGCCACCCAGGTCGTCGTGCAGCCGGCCGAGGCGGAGAACTCCAACGGCGACAGCGTCGCCACCGGGCGGCTGCCCTGGGACGCCGTCGACCGCGTCCGCCGCCTCGCCGGTGTCGAGCAGGCGGCGGTCGTGGGCGAGGTGTCGCTGCGCGAGGGGGCGAGCATCACCGCGGTGCCCGTCAACGACCCGTCGGCACCCGCCGCCGCTCCGCCGCGGCTGTTCGCCGCCTCCGCGGATCTCCTCGACACTCTGGAGGGCGACGTGACCGCCGGGCGGATGTTCGACTCCGGCCACGACGCCCGCGCCGACCGCGTCGTCGTCCTCGGCGCCCGCGCGGCGGAGCGGCTCGGGGTGGAGCGCGTCGACTCCCGGCCCTCGATCCTGATCGACGGCGTCGCCTACTCGGTCCTCGGGCTCTTCGCCGACGTCCACGCGCGCGCCGAGCTGCTCGACGCGGTCGTCCTCCCCACGGGCACCGCGCGGGCGGACTTCGCGCTCGCGGCTCCGGGCGACCTGCAGGCGCGCATCGACATCGGAGCCGGGCCCCAGGTCGCGGCGCAGGCACCGCTGACCCTCGCTCCCGACGCCCCCGACTCCGTCTCCGTCTCGGCGCCCGGCGGCCGATCGGACCTCGCCGGCGACGTGCGCGCCGACGTCGACCTGGTGTTCCTCATCCTCTCGGTGGTGGTGCTGCTGGCAGGCGGCGTCGGCATCGCCAACGTGACCACGCTCTCGGTGATGGAGCGCGTCGGCGAGATCGGCCTCCGGCGTGCCCTCGGCGCCACGCGGCGGAGGATCGCGCAGCAGTTCGTCGTCGAGTCGGCGGTGATCGGCCTCCTCGGCGGGCTGGTCGGTGCGGCGACCGGTGTCCTCGCGGTGCTCTCGGTCTCCGTCGCCCAGCAGTGGACCCCGGTGCTCGACCCCGGCGTCGCGTTCGGCGGCGCGCTCCTGGGCGCCCTGATCGGGCTGCTGGCGGGCAGCGTGCCGGCGCGGCGGGCCTCGCGGATCGAGCCGATCGCGGCCCTCCGCGGGACCTGA
- a CDS encoding ABC transporter ATP-binding protein has translation MTAPLVELRDVTRSFPGPPEVQALKGVSLRIEEGDYVSIVGPSGSGKSTMLNILGLLDRPSVGEYRLDGALTGALDEDTRAAVRAQRIGFVFQSFHLLPRRTVLENVMLPMLYSGTPRADREARARDALLRVGLGHRLGFLPTILSGGERQRVAVARAVVARPSLLLADEPTGNLDGSTTEDVMRLFEDLTDTGLTLVVITHDLAVARRARRCLRIADGRMQEVTA, from the coding sequence GTGACCGCTCCGCTCGTCGAGCTGCGGGACGTCACGCGCTCCTTCCCCGGACCGCCCGAGGTGCAGGCGCTGAAGGGGGTGAGCCTGCGGATCGAGGAGGGCGACTACGTGTCGATCGTCGGCCCCAGCGGCTCCGGGAAGTCGACGATGCTGAACATCCTCGGTCTCCTCGACCGTCCCAGCGTCGGCGAGTACCGCCTCGACGGTGCGCTGACCGGGGCGCTGGACGAGGACACCCGCGCGGCCGTGCGCGCGCAGCGCATCGGGTTCGTGTTCCAGTCCTTCCACCTGCTGCCGAGGCGGACCGTGCTCGAGAACGTGATGCTGCCGATGCTGTACAGCGGGACCCCGCGCGCCGACCGCGAGGCGCGGGCCCGGGACGCCCTGCTCCGGGTCGGTCTCGGGCACCGCCTCGGCTTCCTGCCGACGATCCTCTCCGGCGGCGAGCGCCAGCGGGTCGCCGTGGCACGAGCGGTCGTCGCGCGGCCGAGCCTCCTCCTCGCCGACGAGCCCACCGGGAACCTGGACGGCTCGACCACCGAGGACGTCATGCGGCTCTTCGAGGACCTGACGGACACCGGACTCACGCTCGTCGTGATCACGCACGACCTCGCCGTCGCGCGGCGGGCCCGCCGCTGCCTCCGCATCGCCGATGGACGGATGCAGGAGGTGACGGCGTGA
- a CDS encoding SDR family NAD(P)-dependent oxidoreductase, translated as MTGRLTGKTALVTGAGSGIGRAVAERFAREGARVAFTDRDLAAAQDAAAAFPDAVAVQLDVSDESSVEQAFARLAADGFAVDVVVANAGVQLFGQDAKIADLDLDVWRRTIDINLTGTFLTVKHAVRALLGRGGSIVLTGSPTGLNGEGQDFTAYSSSKAGIHGLARTVAAAYAGEGIRVNTVVPGYTETPLVTAISGDAEARAAITSRIPLGRPGCAADVEGIMVYLASDESSYATGALFRVDGGMTTL; from the coding sequence ATGACCGGACGCCTCACTGGCAAGACCGCCCTCGTCACCGGAGCCGGCTCCGGCATCGGCCGGGCCGTGGCGGAGCGCTTCGCACGCGAGGGCGCCCGGGTCGCCTTCACGGATCGCGACCTCGCGGCAGCGCAGGACGCGGCGGCCGCCTTCCCGGACGCCGTCGCCGTCCAGCTCGACGTCTCGGACGAGAGCAGCGTCGAGCAGGCCTTCGCCCGTCTGGCCGCCGACGGCTTCGCGGTCGACGTGGTCGTCGCGAACGCGGGGGTGCAGCTGTTCGGGCAGGACGCGAAGATCGCCGACCTCGACCTCGACGTCTGGCGCCGCACGATCGACATCAACCTCACCGGCACCTTCCTCACCGTCAAGCACGCCGTCCGCGCGCTCCTCGGCCGCGGCGGCTCGATCGTCCTCACCGGCAGCCCGACCGGGCTCAACGGCGAGGGTCAGGACTTCACCGCCTACAGCAGCTCCAAGGCCGGCATACACGGCCTCGCCCGCACCGTCGCGGCGGCCTACGCGGGGGAGGGGATCCGCGTCAACACGGTCGTCCCCGGCTACACCGAGACCCCGCTGGTGACCGCCATCTCCGGCGACGCCGAGGCCCGCGCGGCGATCACCTCGCGCATCCCGCTCGGCCGCCCCGGCTGCGCCGCGGACGTGGAGGGCATCATGGTCTACCTCGCCAGCGACGAGTCGAGCTACGCCACCGGCGCTCTCTTCCGCGTCGACGGCGGCATGACCACCCTCTGA
- a CDS encoding DoxX family protein, with amino-acid sequence MKVGSLVLRLTVGGLFIGHGLQKLRGSFDGPGLDGTEQMMESLELHPARRNAVAAAVTETAGGAALALGLATPVAAAGLIATMVTAVRKVHWSNGLWNSGGGWEYNGLLAAAATAIVADGPGALSFDGLVGKRKWGAGWALFALVAGAAASTVVIEAGRRAKAADVEGTAGETLTAPDSPTASSDTAS; translated from the coding sequence ATGAAGGTCGGCTCGCTCGTTCTCCGTCTCACCGTCGGCGGTCTGTTCATCGGACATGGTCTGCAGAAGCTCCGCGGCTCGTTCGACGGGCCCGGTCTCGACGGCACCGAGCAGATGATGGAGAGCCTCGAGCTGCACCCCGCTCGCCGCAACGCGGTCGCGGCCGCGGTCACCGAGACCGCCGGCGGCGCCGCGCTCGCCCTGGGCCTCGCGACGCCCGTCGCGGCGGCCGGGCTCATCGCGACCATGGTGACGGCCGTCCGCAAGGTGCACTGGTCCAACGGGCTCTGGAACAGCGGCGGAGGCTGGGAGTACAACGGCCTGCTCGCTGCCGCCGCGACCGCGATCGTGGCCGACGGCCCGGGTGCGCTCTCCTTCGACGGGCTGGTCGGGAAGCGGAAGTGGGGCGCCGGCTGGGCCCTCTTCGCCCTCGTCGCCGGCGCCGCCGCCTCCACCGTCGTGATCGAGGCCGGACGCCGCGCCAAGGCCGCCGACGTCGAGGGCACCGCCGGCGAGACCCTCACCGCCCCGGACTCCCCCACGGCGTCGAGCGACACCGCCTCCTGA
- a CDS encoding tetratricopeptide repeat protein, with translation MTASTPPAVRQLRLVVQVDDVDAALRFYRDTLGLTERAAFEGDGDARVAILEAGVATLELANAPQVRMIDRIEAEGETSDPLRVAFEVDDAATITSALAGAGAELVADPRETPWHSLNSRLRAPDGLQLTLFEELGSAPEDDAADDLVLWQRAVDRLDGLDDPDGVVERMRVLAARYPGTDGVAHFELGGALDSAGHEAEAAEEYERAVASGLDGERLARLSIQYASTLRNLGRIDEAIALLSETEPHPSIGAARQVFLALALHSAGRTDEALRTALEALAPALPRYRRSVAAYAADLTDSAPQD, from the coding sequence GTGACCGCCTCCACTCCTCCCGCCGTCCGTCAGCTGCGCCTGGTCGTCCAGGTGGACGACGTCGACGCCGCGCTCCGCTTCTACCGCGACACCCTCGGCCTGACCGAGCGCGCGGCCTTCGAGGGCGACGGCGATGCCCGCGTCGCGATCCTCGAGGCGGGCGTCGCCACGCTCGAGCTGGCGAACGCGCCGCAGGTCCGCATGATCGACCGTATCGAGGCGGAGGGTGAGACGAGCGACCCTCTCCGCGTCGCGTTCGAGGTCGACGACGCCGCCACCATCACCTCGGCCCTCGCCGGCGCGGGCGCCGAGCTCGTCGCCGACCCTCGGGAGACGCCGTGGCACTCGCTCAACTCCCGCCTGCGCGCGCCCGACGGCCTCCAGCTGACACTGTTCGAAGAGCTCGGCTCGGCTCCTGAGGACGACGCGGCCGACGACCTCGTCCTCTGGCAGCGCGCCGTCGACCGGCTCGACGGCCTGGACGATCCGGACGGGGTCGTCGAGCGGATGCGCGTCCTCGCCGCGCGCTACCCCGGCACCGACGGCGTCGCGCACTTCGAGCTCGGCGGCGCCCTCGACAGCGCCGGACACGAGGCGGAGGCGGCCGAGGAGTACGAGCGCGCGGTCGCCTCCGGTCTCGACGGCGAGCGCCTCGCCCGGCTGAGCATCCAGTACGCCTCGACCCTGCGGAATCTCGGCCGGATCGATGAGGCGATCGCCCTCCTCTCCGAGACCGAGCCGCACCCGTCCATCGGGGCGGCCCGCCAGGTCTTCCTCGCGCTGGCCCTGCACAGCGCCGGTCGCACAGACGAGGCGCTGCGCACCGCCCTCGAGGCACTGGCACCCGCCCTGCCGCGCTACCGGCGCTCGGTCGCCGCCTACGCCGCCGACCTCACCGACTCGGCGCCGCAGGACTGA
- a CDS encoding SRPBCC domain-containing protein gives MTVVESVKDIENLTMTITAEFEAPVERVWRIWVDPRQLERWWGPPTWPATFETHEATEGARSSYVMTGPDGEKARGYWVVTKVEEPTRFEFDDGFADAEGRPDDSMGVTHAVVTLVEVDGRTRMTVRSSFETLEQLEQMVQMGMEEGMNQAMGQIDALLAE, from the coding sequence ATGACCGTCGTGGAGTCCGTCAAGGACATCGAGAACCTGACCATGACCATCACCGCCGAGTTCGAGGCGCCCGTCGAACGGGTCTGGCGGATCTGGGTGGACCCGCGGCAGCTCGAGCGCTGGTGGGGTCCGCCGACCTGGCCTGCCACCTTCGAGACGCATGAGGCGACCGAGGGCGCGCGCAGCAGCTACGTGATGACAGGGCCGGACGGCGAGAAGGCCCGCGGCTACTGGGTGGTGACGAAGGTGGAGGAGCCGACGCGGTTCGAGTTCGACGACGGCTTCGCCGATGCGGAGGGGCGTCCGGACGACTCGATGGGGGTCACCCACGCCGTCGTCACCCTCGTCGAGGTGGACGGACGCACCCGGATGACCGTCCGCTCCTCCTTCGAGACCCTCGAGCAGCTCGAGCAGATGGTGCAGATGGGGATGGAGGAGGGCATGAACCAGGCGATGGGGCAGATCGACGCGCTGCTCGCGGAGTGA
- a CDS encoding metalloregulator ArsR/SmtB family transcription factor gives MVVHVEDGIEVDRLFRALADGTRRDIVARVLEAEQSVSALAARYEMSFAAVQKHVAVLERAELVRKRRSGREQLVRGEVASLRRAARLLEAYEQLWRDRVDRIADVLAEDEVRPPEDRRKGRAR, from the coding sequence ATGGTTGTGCATGTGGAGGACGGGATCGAGGTCGACCGCCTGTTCCGGGCGCTGGCGGACGGGACGCGTCGCGACATCGTCGCCCGGGTGCTGGAAGCGGAGCAGTCGGTGTCGGCACTCGCGGCGCGCTACGAGATGTCGTTCGCCGCTGTGCAGAAGCACGTCGCCGTGCTGGAGCGGGCGGAGCTCGTCCGCAAGCGCCGGAGCGGACGGGAGCAGCTCGTGCGCGGAGAGGTCGCCTCGCTCAGAAGGGCGGCGCGACTCCTCGAGGCCTACGAGCAGCTCTGGCGCGACCGCGTCGACCGCATCGCCGACGTCCTCGCCGAGGACGAGGTGCGACCACCGGAGGATCGAAGGAAGGGACGTGCACGATGA
- a CDS encoding DUF4192 family protein, giving the protein MTRTDRLATARHSPSREPELLCVSGLPDLLAAVPSMIGLHPEEALVVVPFLGNRSGGGFRFPIPERLRRAEIDQLAGRCVRFTASIPRATAVLAIVYTRRSYESARGIPLLDLGRAVLRRLERTDLGIVDVACVAADGWGRYTSAEETRAPRPLAEIEGSETGVLARAAAPEPLDVSALAALPTVSDADRAAVAAIVRRPAAGALDVIGLVERWLHGPPAPRQEATIIRVLQSPPLRDQTTLQIALGSEAAFEERRRQRRLEGEQARTGRTMDELVEGDIHAGLEDAHDLVSASLMMGTGPGPDPERTERAAGRLARAAALAPVEARPPVLTVLAWCWWALGVSSVAARHLEEALRIDPHYSMAKLHWSVFEIRAVPDWVLDGAARSLDRAAARPRAR; this is encoded by the coding sequence ATGACTCGCACCGATCGCCTCGCCACCGCCCGCCACAGCCCCTCCCGGGAGCCGGAGCTCCTCTGTGTGAGCGGGCTTCCCGACCTCCTCGCCGCCGTTCCATCGATGATCGGCCTCCATCCGGAGGAGGCCCTCGTGGTCGTCCCGTTCCTCGGGAACCGGAGCGGCGGCGGCTTCCGCTTCCCGATCCCCGAGCGCCTGCGCCGCGCCGAGATCGACCAGCTGGCGGGCAGGTGCGTGCGCTTCACCGCGTCGATCCCGCGGGCCACCGCGGTGCTCGCGATCGTCTACACACGGCGGAGCTACGAGAGTGCGCGCGGCATCCCGCTGCTCGATCTCGGTCGCGCCGTCCTGCGGAGGCTGGAGCGGACCGACCTCGGGATCGTCGACGTGGCCTGCGTCGCCGCCGACGGGTGGGGACGCTACACCTCGGCCGAGGAGACGCGCGCGCCGCGCCCGCTCGCCGAGATCGAGGGGAGCGAGACCGGTGTCCTCGCCCGCGCGGCGGCTCCCGAGCCGCTGGACGTGTCGGCGCTCGCCGCACTGCCGACGGTCTCCGACGCCGATCGCGCGGCCGTCGCCGCGATCGTGCGCCGTCCCGCCGCGGGCGCGCTCGACGTGATCGGGCTGGTCGAGCGCTGGCTGCACGGTCCTCCCGCCCCGCGTCAGGAGGCGACGATCATCCGGGTGCTGCAGTCCCCGCCGCTGCGCGATCAGACGACCCTGCAGATCGCGCTCGGCAGCGAGGCGGCGTTCGAGGAGCGGCGGCGTCAGAGGCGGCTCGAAGGGGAGCAGGCGCGCACCGGCCGGACGATGGACGAGCTCGTCGAGGGCGACATCCACGCGGGGCTCGAGGATGCGCACGACCTGGTCTCCGCGTCGCTGATGATGGGGACGGGCCCCGGCCCGGATCCCGAGCGGACCGAGCGCGCGGCGGGTCGGCTCGCCCGGGCGGCTGCGCTCGCGCCCGTCGAGGCTCGTCCTCCGGTGCTGACCGTCCTCGCCTGGTGCTGGTGGGCGCTCGGCGTCTCCTCGGTCGCCGCCCGGCACCTGGAGGAAGCTCTCCGGATCGATCCGCACTACTCGATGGCGAAGCTCCACTGGTCCGTGTTCGAGATCCGAGCCGTTCCCGACTGGGTGCTCGACGGGGCCGCCCGTTCACTGGATCGCGCGGCGGCACGTCCTCGAGCGCGCTGA
- a CDS encoding YafY family protein: MAATTSRALALLDLLQTHRQWSGPVLAARLGVTERTLRRDVERLRELGYTVAATRGALGGYRLEAGTRVPPLLLSDDEAVAVAVGLRLAADEGLADGERTTLSALAKFEQVLPGALRERVNAVGGVLRSVRPRTASIPPEILGRIALACRDHERLRFHYVAADGAETDRVVEPHAVVSTRRTWVLVGWDRQREDWRTFRLDRVSRLLETRVHFEPRRLPEDGAAAFAASTGRTTRYELTVDLALPLEEMVRVFGRWSAGAAALDGRWTRWPVEAETVAGLLAALVWIPEGVEHRIEGDPGTRAAVRAALERMHAAASR, encoded by the coding sequence ATGGCTGCGACCACCTCCCGCGCACTCGCTCTGCTCGACCTGCTGCAGACCCACCGGCAGTGGTCGGGGCCGGTCCTCGCCGCGCGGCTCGGCGTGACGGAGCGGACGCTGCGCCGCGACGTCGAGCGGCTGCGCGAGCTGGGCTACACGGTGGCGGCGACCCGCGGCGCGCTCGGCGGCTACCGGCTCGAGGCGGGGACTCGCGTGCCTCCGCTGCTCCTCAGTGACGACGAGGCCGTGGCCGTCGCGGTCGGGCTGCGGCTCGCGGCGGACGAGGGGCTCGCCGACGGCGAGCGCACGACGCTGAGCGCCCTGGCGAAGTTCGAGCAGGTGCTGCCGGGGGCCCTGCGCGAGCGGGTCAACGCGGTCGGCGGCGTGCTCCGCTCCGTGAGGCCGCGCACCGCGTCGATCCCGCCGGAGATCCTCGGGCGGATCGCGCTGGCCTGCCGCGACCACGAGCGGCTCCGCTTCCACTACGTCGCGGCGGACGGAGCGGAGACCGACCGCGTCGTCGAGCCGCACGCGGTCGTGTCCACCCGCCGCACCTGGGTGCTGGTCGGCTGGGACCGGCAGCGCGAGGACTGGCGGACGTTCCGGCTCGACCGGGTGAGCCGGCTCCTCGAGACGCGCGTGCACTTCGAGCCCAGGAGGCTCCCGGAGGACGGCGCCGCGGCGTTCGCGGCCTCGACCGGACGGACGACGCGCTACGAGCTGACCGTCGATCTGGCGCTGCCGCTCGAGGAGATGGTGCGGGTCTTCGGGCGGTGGTCGGCAGGAGCGGCGGCGCTCGACGGTCGGTGGACGCGGTGGCCGGTGGAGGCGGAGACGGTGGCCGGTCTGCTCGCGGCGCTGGTGTGGATCCCGGAGGGTGTGGAGCACCGGATAGAGGGGGATCCGGGCACGCGCGCGGCGGTGCGCGCGGCTCTCGAGCGGATGCACGCCGCGGCCTCGCGCTGA
- a CDS encoding VOC family protein produces the protein MDMKLELVAVPVTDVDRAKQFYVERIGFNADHDHTVHEGLRFVQLTPPGSACSIVLGIGVTEMAPGSQKGLQMVVADAATAREELLARGAEVSEVDSQPWGEFVYFADPDGNTWALQQIVIPDLSSVR, from the coding sequence ATGGACATGAAGCTCGAGCTCGTCGCTGTCCCTGTGACCGACGTCGATCGCGCGAAGCAGTTCTACGTCGAGCGGATCGGCTTCAACGCCGACCACGACCACACGGTGCACGAGGGCCTGCGCTTCGTGCAGCTGACGCCACCCGGCTCGGCCTGCTCGATCGTCCTCGGCATCGGCGTCACCGAGATGGCGCCCGGCTCGCAGAAGGGCCTGCAGATGGTCGTCGCGGACGCGGCGACGGCCCGCGAGGAGCTGCTGGCCCGGGGTGCGGAGGTGTCCGAGGTCGACTCGCAGCCCTGGGGCGAGTTCGTGTACTTCGCCGATCCCGACGGCAACACCTGGGCGCTGCAGCAGATCGTGATCCCCGATCTCTCCTCGGTCCGATGA